The Setaria viridis chromosome 2, Setaria_viridis_v4.0, whole genome shotgun sequence DNA window accccggcgagatccgagcaAGCCCTTGACCCTCCACTACCCCGGCCGGCAGCAGCCTCCTTAGATCCGGCGGCATCTCCTCTTCTTCGGCCGACAACGGGCAGGCTGGTTGTCttggatctgagtgttgcaatagttatttttggatgttgcaacggtggcttttgatgtttcatctgttttgcaacagtctgacttgccagcaatcgggtgttgcaccaacttgttcatgatgttgcatatagttgttttctttgttttgtctcttcttctttcgttgttgcaatattgtaagagatgttttttttgttgttgcaatgtgtctgttttgaatgttgcacgaagcaattcgggatgtttcatgcacgtaaaggtgttgcaatcctcggtgttgcaagtgttgatttttaatgtttcgatagttatttttcaatgttgcaactaagcgtccgataaaacaaaattatcggacgtccgggcgctagcacttCCTAAAATATAATGATGATAAAACAGGAAAAATAGCAAGGAAATGAGCACGCAGGTGATTATCATCCCAGAAATCATCGCCCCTCAATTTGTGTTGGTAGTTTCGGACTTCCATTCTCCAAGGTAAGAGTATTTCATACAAtcttttttattcatattttgTACAATCTTGATAAAACTAGAGtacttggaaaaaaaataagagccgTCTATCCCGCGAAATCGAACGGTGGAAATAAAGGAAGTACCATGAAGTACCTAAAGGAAAGTACCAAAAATATGATGCCTTTTAATtgtgtgtaaatctatttaattcttttttataaaaaggataagaaaggaaagtacctgcaagtaccactgtaccactggtactttaaaagcattgtaacaaagctAAAAACTCAaaggattttttaaaaaaaaataccgtGGTTCTATATTTGTAAGAGTAAGAGTGTTCAACAAATTGTAAATGTTATCTCTTATTTGATCCATCTCAGTGCTCCTTTGTGCAAAATATGCAGGCTGATTTGGCCTCGGAAGTGTGACGCATCTATTCTTCAGCGAGAACACAACAGATGACATATGTGGCCTATCATCTGGGTTTTCTTGAACACACAGGAGTGCTACTTGCAAAGCAAAATTTTATTTGGCAAACAAGTATCCATAATAGATGAATCTGCCAAACATCCTGTCTTCCCCTCCTTCCACATATTCCATGCCTGAAAATTAAAAACAAAACAATCATTTATTAAAAACAAAACAATCATTTCGATTGTGATAGCTCCAAAAAGATTCAAATCCTCTGACTTTGATCTTGAGTTAGAACTTCACAAAAGGCATATACTCACGTAGATTATAAGATTCGGAAATCCTATTATGTCATCCATGGAGCTTCTTCTTCTACCAGTTACAATCTCCACGAGTAGTACACCAAAGCTATAGACATCAGACTTTATTGAGAAgatgccttccattgcatattCAGGAGCCATGTAGCCACTATTCCACCATTTCACTTGTATTAATTATTACATGGAGATGCAGTCAATTGCTaatttaagcatttatttatttaaaataAGCACTCACTATGTCCCTACAACACGATGTGTATTTGCCTTTGTCTGGTTGTCATTGAAGAGCCTTGCCATGCCAAAGTCAGCTATCTTCGGTCTCATCTCTCCATCTAGCAAAACATTAGCAGCTTTGAGATCTCTATGAATTATGGTCAATCTTGAATCTTGTGGAGATAGAGAAGTCCTCTTGCGATTCCTTTGATTATACTAACTCGTGTCGGCCAATCTAGCAACATTTTTCTTGAATTATCTGCGTGAAGGTTCGAATGAAAGCAATATGTTTATGAGATGTCATTTTGATATTTTAAAGAGCTTATATTAAGGTGTTACTTGAACATACCAAAAAGGTACCATCTAAGCTTTTATTAGGCAAATACTCATAAATCAACATCTTTTCTTCACCCTTGACACTGCAACTAAGAAGTCGAACCAAATTTCTATGTTGCAATCTGGCAATTAGAACAACTTCATTCCTGAATTCCTTGGTTCCTTATGAAGAATCCTTACTCAGCCTTTTGATAGCAACTTTCTTACCACTTAACACGGCCTTCAGAAATGTTAAAGAGAAAAGATTGACATACATGCAACTCAAAATAATTACTGAACTGAATCAAGCAGAAGCCTGCATTGAGAGAAGAAATCACCTTATAAACTTTGCCAAAACCTCCTTGTCCAATGTTGCAGCCACAATATCCTCAAATCTAACAAAAGGGAATCCAAAATCTTGGGCAGTGTTCCCTTCCCCAAGTCCTTCAGATGTACCAGTATCACCCAGAATTAACCCAAGCTTCTTGTGATCTTCCCTGTTTCTTCTTCTAGCTGCCCCAAAAATGTTTATCATCCATTCTGTTGCACCATGTACCTCATATAGACGTATAATAAAAGCAGAGTTTGTACCTTGGAACTTGAAGCATGCAAAGATAATCCCCGCAAGTATCACAATGCTACTTACTAAAACTGCAGACAGCAAAATCTTCATTAACTTGGTCTTTGCCTTCCTTCTGTTACCTGTGCAAGGTCGTCAGTGCAATGATTTATGCTCGCAAGCCTGAATGTTTATACCCAACAATTCGAAGTTTACTCGATAGAAAGGCACAGGAGATAAAGTCGTCTGCACACCAGGATCATCCAAGCCTGCAGACCGGAGGTAGAGCGTTTCACCGCCAGCCATATCACCCATCTTCTCCGTGTCAATCAGCTCGCCGGCCCAAATCAAGCACCTCGTCATGCCGCCCTTCGTCCCGCTGCTGCTCAGATCAGCATAAGCGTACGCCACACACGAACAGTTCTTGGCGCACTCCGCCGCGCACTCCTCAGAAGTCCGGTTCCGGACGAGCACGAACTTGTCCGGCGATTTCATCCCCGGCAAGGCCAAgaagccgtcgccgtcgccgcaccgcAGCGCCTCCTTCCGCCGGTACCCTCGCGAGAACCTGCCGCCGCTCCATTCCTCGGGGTTGGTAGGCTCGAAGCCGTCGAGGCACCTGCACGTCGGAGCGGCCATGGTGCTGTCGCAGTAGCCGTACGGCCCGCATTGGCCGTAGTGGTTGCACTCCCATGTCGGCCATTGCCCGAGAACCGGCCACGCCGACGAGCTGCTGTTCCAGCTCTGGAGCTGGTACTCGCCGGCGTAGGTCAGCACGTACCTGGTGTGGGTGGCGCCGTCGGAGAGGCTGTAGGATATGTAGGTGTCCTCCTCGGTGTTGACGATGGCCACGTAGATGTAAGCGCTGGAGTTGACCTGGTACTCGCCGTCGACCGTGAAGCCCGTCCAGGGGGCGCTGCGAAGCATCGGGCGCGTCCCGTTCCAGACGAACAACTGGAGGGACGTGTTCGGGTCCGCGCCGTAGGTGAAGCTCCCCGGCGAGGGGTCGTCGGGGCCCTTCCACGACACCACCATGCGCTCGGCATGGCGTTCCCTGTGATTACTGGACTTGATCCAGATCTTCATCCCGGGGAGGAACGTGTCGGTCGGGTGATCGAAGCTCTGCCACAGGGTGGTACCGTTCGGAGTCCGGACGACGAGGTTGCCGGTGTCCAAAAGCACCGCGGCGacgccggtggccggtggcgatGGAGAGACACTTCCGGTGATGTTTGTCGTCCAAAGGACCCGGCCGCTGGCGTCGGACAGGACGAGGTTGGAGGTGTTGGTCAGGGACAGCGATGGCGGAGAGGAGCTGCTGTTTGTGATTGGGGTCTCTCTGTTGGCGACCCACACGACGGTGAGCCGGGGGACGTCATTGTACCATATGCCGAGGTGCAGCTTGGCTGGAGTGGAGTTTGTCAGGGAGAAGAAGCCCAAGGCAATGCTGCCGCCGTCGGACACGATGGTGGCACTAGGGAACAGCGGTTTGCCGGGGACGAGGCGGTCGTCGGATGCACACGGCTGCAccaacaggaggaggaggaggagaacagTAGCGGCATACCTGATAGCCGACCAAGCCATCAAGCACTTCTCGTTTCAAAACGGCGAGGCGATTTTGAAAGGGATGTGCTAATATTAGCTCGCGAGACTGAAGATTCTAACTTCAGCAAGGATGGCAggtgttttcttcttctttagcCTGACGAGACCAATCGGGAAGAAAAGAAGGGTGAGTGGCATTCCTGCATCCGGGAAGTCGGAAAGAAAAGCGAaggttgtttttcttcttctgcatCGATTACGAAAGCAGTAGGTAAAATAATGCAGAAATTTGGAAGTTCAGACCACATTTAGTTTACCAATTCAACCTCGTCTTGTGTTTGACATTTGAGCAGTCCACGCGGACCGTGCAGTGGTTTGTATGATGAGATTATCCTTTGCCAATGCTACTATTGACAGAAAAGCCAAGGAACACGTATACTACAGAACAACATATGATGCGTAAAGAAACTAGAAATGATTGATTATTTTAACTTTTGATGACTGACTGAAGTGGTTGCTACTCCGCATGATCAATTCCAGTCAGTTTCCTTCGCGTTTTTCATTTTTCACCGTTagtatttttttcataatgaaATCTAATAATGTCAATCTTATCTTGTCAACCTATATACAATTTTGTTACAGGAATTGGAGAGCAGTGAAAAATGGAACAGCAAAAACAATTtacctttttcttctcttttctacTTTACTAATAGTATGCACAGAGTATACATGTTTATTAATTCGGGGAGGGAATAGAGGTGCTTCCATTCTCCAAGATGAACACAGCAGATGACATGAGTGGCTTGTCGTTGGGTTGTGTTGTGTTGGGGATCGTCAAAAAACTAAACATCCTCGAGCGCCGTTCATAGGTAAAAACTCtctaacctcgcaagttctgGATCGAGGAACAAAACTCAGTTAACCTTGCAACTTCTTATGAAAACTATTCTGGTAGTAAAACTCGTACCCTCGCATATTCTTTGCTACTTTAGGGACTCGAAGCTGACAACTGTTAGTTGATGACTAAACTCCAATTGTGCTAATCCTCGAGTGTTCGAAGTCAATCTTGAACACCAAGTTTTCACCTTTTTACTCTTTCCTCATAAACGGAACCTGAAGGGAGACGTCGTGAGGTTACAAGCTCTTGGAGCAGCATAACGAACCAGGCGCCACGAGGTTGGGCATTTATCTCGGACCGAGGGTGATGACATGAAGCTAGAGAATTGGTCTGGCACGAAGGCGAAGTCCCGAGGTTAGAGGGATGGAGGCATGAGAAACGTGACTACGTGgaggaattcaatttgtacacgttaccCCAATGACTTTTATGTATGGCATATTCTAAGAATGTAGTGGTTGATGAAGGATATTTTTTGGATGTAAAGTGGCTCatgggtcactataaaagggaaacCCTACCCTGTTGTAAAGGGAGACCCATTGTTTTCTCGAACTTTCAAGTATTATCTCGTTCACAAATATGTTCGATATCAAATTTCTTTGAGAGCAATAGGGCGCCCATCGTGTTCTCAGTCACAAAACAACCCACGATGCCAtaaccaaagaagaagatcacacCGCAGGAAACCATCGAGGGTgaaagagagcaagagagagaacttaTCCCTATTGATCAAGACGACATAGACACCCTAGAGAGATTAAAGAGAGTTGCGGCTAATTTACGAACAAGAAGTGAGAAGAAAAGAGTCAAGGTGGAGACAACAAACCAAACACAACCAGAAACAAGCACAAGAAATGATTTACTTGGAGCAACAGAAAAAAAAGTTGGCCTCGGTACTTAAACAGCTCGAAAccctgaaaaaagaaaaggaaagatttACCCAAGAATTGGAAGCACAACGGCTAGCGGTCAGGAAAATAGCAAAACTAAATCAAGCAAAAAAACAATTGGCAGAATTGCAAGAAGAATTGGATGAACTGCAGTACTTACAAAACACGCCACCACAACTACCACCTTTGAGACAGCAGCATGTCATGAACAACGCACCTATCCCGCATGCAAATCCCAACCTCACTGGGCACAACGTCCTAATGATGACAAGTGCTTACGTAACAGTTGATCAAAATTCTCCATTATCCTTGGGCTTGCAAACGGCTCCATGGCCTACAACCTACAATACGGTCACACAGCCAAAATTTAATGGACAAAATGACCAACCTACAAGGCGGTCACACTGCCAAAATTTAATGGATAAAATGACCCTCGCCAGTTCCTCATGAGCTACGAAGCTGCAGTAGCATCTGCTCGAGGAGATGATGTGGTTTTAACCAAGTCCCTAATTATAGTATGTAAGGAGCAACGCTAAACTGGTCCTCGCTACTCCCACCACAGTAAGACAAAGCTAATACAAAACTTCTAAAGCTTCCATCGAGCAACATCAAACCCGAGCGACTCGTTTCATTGCATCCAAAAAGAGAGTCCCTGGCCAATTATACACACAGCACAGGTGCCCTATTGTGGATTTTAAGGCACCGCAGCGCCTCCTTTCGCCGGCACCCCTGACTCCCTGAGAGAACCTGCCTCTGTTTCAGTCTCCCAAGCTCGTCGGCTCGAAACCATCGGGGCACGTGCACACCGAGACAGTCGCCGTGCCGTCGCAGTaagcatactccctccgtactcaCAAAGAAAGTTgttttggacagcgacacggtctccaaaATATTACTCtttgtttttataaaaatatttatcaaaaagtgatatatgtaaagttttatgaaagtatttttcaagacaaatctatttatatgacttttacatttccaaacttaacaacttaaaagttattcctgatttatattcccaatgtttgacccAAATCTTGTCCAAAACAACTTCCTTTAtgagtacggagggagtatggaCCACAGTGGCCGTAGAGGTCAACACGAACCAGGCGCTCGCCGTTGCGAGACCTGTACCTGATCCAGATCTTCATGCCGGGGAGGAACGTGTCGGCCGGGTGCTCGAAGCTCTGCCATAGGGCGGTGACGTTCGGGGACCGGACGACGAGGTTGCCGGTGTTCAGAAGTACCGCGGCGAGGCCGGTGTGGCTGCTGGAGAGGAGCTCGAGTCACCGGCGACGACGTTGGTCGTCCAAAGGACACGGCCGCTGGCGTCGGACAGCACGAGGTTGGTCGTGCGATTCAGTTCTTCGTGGAGTATGGCGCCGGGCGCCCGGGCGCCGCTGGAGAAGTTACAGCACTGCGAGTGAAGTGAACAGCTTCTGCTTGTTTTCTAACCGACTTACCGACTAGAGGTAGACTGGAGAGGTTTCCCGTAGATTATTGTGGTTTCAATCTCGAACTTCCGATGCAGGGTATCTTCTTTGTTGGACATGTATAGCTGCAGAGAATCCTATATCCTGAATTCTCACATTTTGTTGTTAGAAGATAGAACTAGGCGCAAAGAATCCTACACCTGGTCAGTATAGTTGCAAAAGTTATATCTAGCGCTTGACCAACGTAAAAGACCTAATCATTGGTTATTTGACCATGCAAAAGACCTAATCATCCCTACATTTGAGCTCCACCCCATCTATTTATCCAAATATCGAAAGCGCGCGGTTGATCCTACCATTACTTTTCTCTCAGTTAAAACTAATCAAGTTGAAAGTCTCACCTAATAATGAAGTTGCCCCAGCCAGCGCCAAGCGCGCCCAAGCCTCCAATTCATCTGAGAAATCTTGATTTGCCGCCGCCTCATAAGGAGAGCCACAACCTACAAAGTCACTTTCATAGCCTCCAACATCGCTAAGACTAGCTAGTGCGGGTCACTTTCGTACAGCCGCTTTAATTTGACCAGGCAAGAAAACAAAGGCATGAGCCCAACTCCCAAGCCACGCTAGAATggggtgtggccgtgtggggtAGGTGAAGCTTTGTACGATCCCCGCCATATGGTCATATGGCCATATGATCCCATGCCTTTTTCCCGTTCCCATATGGCCATATCCACTCtccggcggcggacgacggctGGCCAACGCCCAACGCGCGCGCACGCAGCGCCTCCACCTcgcggccggccgcgcgctGCCACGCACACCACGTTCACTTGCATTGGCGCCCCCAAAACGCCGTCGCGCCCCGGCACGCGTTACGCGTGCCGCCGTGACGACGGAGTCCGCGGGTGATGTAAAGAGAAGAGGACGTCCCCGCCCGTCCGCTAGCTGCACTACCCCCTCTCCGTGTGCTGCTGTGCTCTCATCACTCCTGACGCCTCCCCGTGTGCTGCGTGCTAGATCTTCGAAGCAGCTGAGGTTGAAGATCTGGTCCCAGAGAAAGAGAATGGACTGCACCACGGGGCCAACAAAGTACGTAAGCGCTGTTCTATCGCCTCTCCCCCAATAATCTTCATCCGCTGAGCCTACTGATGCTAGCTAGTTCTCACTTAGGAACTTAGCTTCTTTTCTTGGTTTCTTGTGATGGAAAAGGTGTGTGTTGCCAACTACAAACTAAGCCATCTTATAGGTCAATTATATCCGGGTGCAGCCGCCGGGTCTCCTTCGTCAGCGTCTCAGATCACAGCAGGCACAATAGCGCTTCAGGTACTGAATGTCCACAGCGTCTGCTGCAGCTGCATGGCTGCTTGCGTGCATCCATTGCCGGGGAAGAGAACACATAGGTTAGATATAGGCTCCGTGTGTGGCAGTTACGGGGGAGGGATCAGGAGCAGAGATTTTCTGTGCATACGCCTGGATCGGCGCGGCCGGCTCCCGAAGGCTCAGCCCCATGTCCATCCCACAACGACGAAACAGGCCCCGGCACAGCGAGACGCAGCGTACGTTGAGCCATGGATCGGAGCTACTAGCAGCTGAGTCTCCATTCACTCTTTCTGCTACCTCGTCGCTGTGTGCtctagccggccggccggcccttgGCCGCC harbors:
- the LOC117844936 gene encoding LOW QUALITY PROTEIN: G-type lectin S-receptor-like serine/threonine-protein kinase At1g11300 (The sequence of the model RefSeq protein was modified relative to this genomic sequence to represent the inferred CDS: inserted 3 bases in 3 codons; substituted 1 base at 1 genomic stop codon), with the translated sequence MAWSAIRYAATVLLLLLLLVQPCASDDRLVPGKPLFPSATIVSDGGSIALGFFSLTNSTPAKLHLGIWYNDVPRLTVVWVANRETPITNSSSSPPSLSLTNTSNLVLSDASGRVLWTTNITGSVSPSPPATGVAAVLLDTGNLVVRTPNGTTLWQSFDHPTDTFLPGMKIWIKSSNHRERHAERMVVSWKGPDDPSPGSFTYGADPNTSLQLFVWNGTRPMLRSAPWTGFTVDGEYQVNSSAYIYVAIVNTEEDTYISYSLSDGATHTRYVLTYAGEYQLQSWNSSSSAWPVLGQWPTWECNHYGQCGPYGYCDSTMAAPTCRCLDGFEPTNPEEWSGGRFSRGYRRKEALRCGDGDGFLALPGMKSPDKFVLVRNRTSEECAAECAKNCSCVAYAYADLSSSGTKGGMTRCLIWAGELIDTEKMGDMAGGETLYLRSAGLDDPGNRRKAKTKLMKILLSAVLVSSIVILAGIIFACFKFQARRRNREDHKKLGLILGDTGTSEGLGEGNTAQDFGFPFVRFEDIVAATXGQGGFGKVYKAVLSGKKVAIKRLSKDSSXGTKEFRNEVVLIARLQHRNLVRLLSCSVKGEEKMLIYEYLPNKSLDGTFLVYNSRKMLLDWPTRVSIIKGIARGLLYLHXDSRLTIIHRDLKAANVLLDGEMRPKIADFGMARLFNDNQTKANTHRVVGTYGYMAPEYAMEGIFSIKSDVYSFGVLLVEIVTGRRRSSMDDIIGFPNLIIYAWNMWKEGKTGCLADSSIMDTCLPNKILLCXVALLCVQENPDDRPHMSSVVFSLKNRCVTLPRPNQPAYFAQRSTEMDQIRDNIYNLLNTLTLTNIEPRYFFLKNPLSF